The following are encoded in a window of Oligoflexus sp. genomic DNA:
- a CDS encoding sigma 54-interacting transcriptional regulator: MSQESVRWEDFDKMHVIRKLKEIVGKWWRVQINFTDKKGFLRGVPEGKFFNPLNPICQAIVADSKGFSKRLETARKTTVESMHGKKSRISLDPTGFSVISVPINVKGEFLGTVFGDGFICEDTAAQQKVQISNYLERDFPDRKDLLTKVDELPVLSTKELHYLTELINLVVDEILVMHRYLDDEKSKVSELSKELGQRYGFDRMIGKSMAMQELYRLLERVCDSETTVLIQGENGTGKELIAKALHYNSKRKNKRFLVVNCGAFNENLLESELFGHMKGAFTGAVKDKKGLFEAADGGTLFLDEIGDTSMQMQVKLLRVLQEGTFTPVGSTEVKRSNVRVLAATNRNLIEMVKHGEFREDLYYRLNVINVVVPPLRDRKDDIVLLADHFLTKFSKGTNTPKKLVKQECLERLMDHDWPGNVRELENEIERLCVLAGDQKEINSEQLSQRIKESTKKKFPGLRVNGNLKDSLEVMEKQMILEGLERTGWNKSKLAKELGISRAGLITKVQKYNLEKRAKSG; the protein is encoded by the coding sequence ATGAGCCAGGAATCTGTCCGTTGGGAAGACTTTGACAAGATGCACGTCATCAGAAAGCTGAAGGAAATCGTCGGCAAATGGTGGCGCGTGCAAATCAACTTCACGGATAAGAAGGGTTTCCTGCGTGGGGTGCCGGAAGGCAAGTTCTTCAACCCGCTGAATCCCATCTGTCAGGCGATCGTCGCGGATAGCAAAGGCTTCTCCAAGCGCCTGGAAACAGCCAGGAAAACGACGGTTGAGTCGATGCACGGCAAAAAATCGAGGATTTCGCTCGATCCCACCGGCTTTTCGGTGATTTCGGTGCCTATTAACGTCAAAGGCGAATTCCTGGGAACCGTGTTCGGCGATGGCTTCATCTGCGAAGATACCGCCGCCCAGCAGAAGGTCCAGATCAGCAACTATCTGGAACGCGACTTCCCCGATCGCAAGGATCTTCTGACCAAGGTCGACGAACTGCCGGTTCTTTCGACCAAAGAACTTCATTATCTGACCGAGCTGATCAACCTCGTCGTGGATGAGATTCTGGTCATGCACCGTTACCTGGATGATGAGAAGAGCAAGGTCAGCGAACTGTCCAAGGAACTTGGCCAGCGCTATGGCTTCGATCGCATGATCGGCAAGTCGATGGCCATGCAGGAACTCTATCGCCTTTTGGAGCGCGTCTGCGATTCAGAAACCACGGTTTTGATCCAGGGTGAGAACGGTACTGGTAAGGAACTGATCGCCAAGGCCCTTCACTATAACTCCAAGCGTAAAAACAAGCGCTTTTTGGTGGTGAACTGCGGCGCCTTCAACGAAAACCTTCTGGAATCCGAGCTCTTCGGCCACATGAAGGGCGCCTTCACCGGCGCTGTGAAGGATAAAAAGGGTCTTTTCGAAGCGGCCGACGGCGGCACGCTCTTCCTCGATGAGATCGGTGATACCTCGATGCAGATGCAAGTCAAGCTGCTCCGCGTTCTGCAGGAAGGCACCTTCACTCCGGTCGGCTCGACTGAAGTGAAACGCAGTAACGTCCGCGTCCTGGCCGCGACCAACCGCAACCTGATCGAGATGGTCAAGCACGGCGAGTTCCGCGAAGATCTTTACTATCGTTTGAACGTGATCAACGTGGTGGTTCCCCCGCTGCGTGACCGCAAAGACGATATCGTCCTGCTCGCCGATCACTTCCTGACCAAATTCTCGAAAGGCACCAACACGCCGAAGAAACTGGTCAAGCAGGAGTGCCTGGAGCGCCTGATGGATCACGACTGGCCCGGTAACGTCCGTGAGCTGGAGAACGAAATCGAACGTCTTTGCGTTCTGGCTGGCGATCAGAAGGAAATCAATTCCGAGCAGCTGTCGCAGCGTATCAAAGAAAGCACCAAGAAAAAATTCCCGGGTCTGCGCGTCAACGGCAACCTGAAGGATTCCCTGGAAGTCATGGAAAAGCAGATGATCCTGGAAGGCCTTGAACGCACCGGCTGGAACAAGTCCAAGCTGGCGAAGGAACTCGGGATCAGCCGCGCGGGCCTGATCACCAAAGTCCAAAAGTACAATCTTGAAAAGCGTGCGAAGTCGGGTTGA
- a CDS encoding outer membrane lipoprotein carrier protein LolA has product MIRYAFAMALSLTILPLAQAAEPKLQDKYAEIFSSVDHLAVDFSQTTYKKLRDRSTIRSGNAYFSKPGMFRWNFTDGKAGLEEYYFNGEKLTHYREKDRLVNHYNTNASLARELHEVVNLVLDPRALLSRYKVKEIKSQGGRTQAVLVPQQAGTTDVDSIFVKVSDVKKFVEEVQIFYIDGNYTQFAFKNPVNKTNDAKIFTFSRQGNFTVRHHG; this is encoded by the coding sequence GTGATTCGATATGCGTTTGCCATGGCCCTCAGTCTGACGATCCTTCCGCTGGCACAGGCGGCCGAGCCGAAGCTTCAGGATAAATATGCAGAGATTTTTTCCAGCGTTGATCATCTCGCTGTGGACTTCTCCCAGACGACCTATAAAAAGCTTCGCGATCGCTCGACGATCCGCAGCGGCAATGCCTACTTCTCAAAGCCCGGCATGTTTCGCTGGAACTTCACCGATGGCAAGGCCGGTCTGGAGGAATACTATTTCAATGGCGAGAAGCTGACTCATTATCGGGAGAAGGATCGGCTGGTGAATCACTACAATACCAACGCCAGCCTTGCCCGCGAGCTGCACGAAGTCGTGAACCTCGTCCTCGATCCGCGCGCTCTTCTGAGTCGTTACAAGGTCAAGGAAATCAAATCGCAGGGTGGCCGCACGCAGGCGGTGCTGGTGCCTCAGCAGGCTGGCACCACGGATGTGGATTCGATCTTTGTCAAAGTCTCGGACGTCAAAAAATTCGTGGAAGAGGTCCAGATTTTTTACATTGACGGTAATTATACACAGTTCGCCTTTAAAAACCCGGTGAACAAAACCAACGATGCGAAGATCTTTACCTTTTCCCGCCAGGGCAACTTCACTGTCAGACACCACGGTTGA
- a CDS encoding CinA family protein — MFAIDDVIFQEPLQELQDLALSHQFLIATAESCTGGLLSALLTHRPGSSGFFLGGVNAYANSIKSRVLGVPEEELKKYGAVSKEVAMSMASGVQRLFQTHFSCSVTGVAGPGGGTPEKPVGLVCFGWSTPQGTTFQSTQLSGSREEIRAASCHVALLGLLQRVKAYAPKEVL, encoded by the coding sequence GTGTTTGCCATCGATGATGTGATTTTCCAGGAACCTCTGCAGGAGCTGCAGGACCTTGCGCTGTCTCATCAGTTCCTCATTGCCACTGCTGAAAGCTGTACGGGAGGACTGCTGTCCGCCTTGCTCACCCACAGGCCCGGGAGTTCGGGATTTTTTCTGGGTGGCGTGAATGCCTATGCGAACAGCATCAAGTCCCGTGTTCTGGGCGTCCCCGAGGAGGAACTGAAGAAGTATGGTGCCGTTTCGAAGGAAGTGGCCATGAGCATGGCCTCAGGTGTTCAGCGTCTCTTTCAAACTCATTTCAGTTGTTCGGTGACCGGCGTGGCCGGACCGGGCGGCGGCACCCCGGAAAAACCGGTGGGGCTTGTTTGCTTTGGCTGGTCCACACCCCAGGGCACAACGTTTCAGTCCACTCAGCTGTCAGGCTCGCGGGAAGAAATCCGCGCCGCCAGCTGCCATGTGGCTTTGCTGGGACTTTTACAGCGTGTAAAAGCCTATGCTCCAAAGGAGGTTTTGTGA
- a CDS encoding AMP-binding protein: MSHAWLQHYPEIVKPTIELSEGTHIASLIEDTCQKYGSKVALTCMGADLTFRQFDRLANDFASYLQNEVGLRKGDRFAIMLPNVIQFPIALYAATKIGVICVNTNPLYTSREMKHQFHDSGAVALIILDMFLDKLEEIIKETDIKTVVVTSIGDQLPAWKGALVNTVLKVKGQIPKHSLSVVPFKDALRKGASKPYTKPQIKLEDIAILQYTGGTTGLSKGAMLTHKNVVANMMQIQEWSKPYVAKGDETILTALPLYHIFALTVNFLTFLNLGGRMILLPKPVPIENTAKIFAKYKISVMTGVNTLYNALNNNSLFRELAPKNIKVALAGGTALQSAVASEFQRITGTRVLEGFGLTEASPVTHCNPLHIECPPNSIGLPLPSTEARIVDEDGRDVPLGEPGELIVKGPQVMLGYWQRPEETANSIRNGWLYTGDVAKMDENGFFFIVDRKKDMVLVSGFNVYPNEVEEVLASHPKVLEAAVIGVPDDTSGEAVKAFVVKKDESLTEDDLREWCEKNLTGYKRPKFYSFEKELPKTNVGKILRRKLRTGS, from the coding sequence ATGAGCCACGCTTGGTTGCAGCATTATCCCGAAATCGTCAAACCGACGATCGAATTGTCCGAGGGGACTCATATCGCCTCCCTGATTGAGGATACCTGTCAGAAATACGGCTCAAAAGTTGCCCTGACCTGCATGGGAGCGGACCTTACCTTTCGGCAATTCGATCGGCTGGCGAATGATTTCGCATCATACCTGCAAAACGAAGTGGGTCTTCGCAAAGGCGACCGCTTTGCGATCATGCTGCCGAACGTGATCCAGTTTCCTATCGCGCTTTATGCGGCCACCAAAATCGGTGTGATCTGCGTGAACACGAACCCGCTTTATACTTCGCGTGAAATGAAGCACCAGTTCCATGACTCGGGTGCCGTGGCGCTGATCATCCTCGATATGTTCCTCGACAAGCTCGAAGAGATCATCAAGGAAACCGATATCAAAACCGTAGTCGTGACCAGCATCGGCGACCAACTGCCGGCCTGGAAAGGCGCTTTGGTCAATACGGTTCTGAAGGTGAAAGGTCAGATCCCGAAACATAGTCTTTCCGTTGTGCCCTTCAAGGACGCGCTGCGGAAGGGAGCCTCCAAACCCTATACCAAGCCCCAGATCAAACTTGAGGATATTGCGATCCTTCAGTATACAGGTGGCACGACCGGTCTTTCCAAAGGCGCGATGCTGACTCATAAGAACGTCGTCGCCAACATGATGCAAATTCAGGAATGGTCGAAGCCTTACGTGGCCAAAGGCGATGAAACCATTCTCACCGCCTTGCCGCTCTATCACATCTTCGCTCTGACCGTAAACTTCCTGACGTTTCTGAACTTGGGCGGACGCATGATCCTTCTGCCCAAGCCCGTGCCGATCGAAAACACGGCGAAGATTTTTGCCAAGTATAAGATCTCGGTGATGACGGGTGTGAACACGCTTTACAATGCGCTGAATAACAATAGCCTTTTCCGCGAGCTTGCCCCGAAGAATATCAAGGTCGCCCTTGCCGGTGGGACCGCTCTGCAATCGGCTGTGGCTTCGGAATTCCAACGCATCACCGGAACCCGCGTTCTGGAAGGTTTTGGACTCACGGAGGCTTCGCCTGTTACGCACTGCAACCCGCTGCATATTGAATGCCCGCCGAATTCCATCGGTCTGCCCCTGCCTTCGACCGAGGCAAGGATCGTGGATGAAGACGGACGCGATGTTCCACTGGGAGAACCGGGTGAACTGATCGTCAAAGGACCCCAGGTGATGCTCGGCTACTGGCAGCGTCCCGAGGAAACGGCGAACTCCATTCGGAACGGCTGGCTGTATACGGGCGATGTGGCGAAGATGGATGAAAACGGCTTTTTCTTCATCGTCGATCGCAAGAAGGATATGGTCCTGGTTTCGGGATTCAACGTTTACCCGAACGAGGTCGAGGAAGTCCTCGCCTCGCATCCAAAAGTGCTGGAAGCCGCCGTGATCGGTGTGCCGGATGATACTTCGGGTGAGGCGGTGAAGGCATTCGTCGTGAAGAAGGACGAGTCACTCACCGAAGATGACCTGCGCGAATGGTGTGAAAAGAACCTGACCGGCTACAAGCGGCCGAAGTTCTATTCCTTTGAGAAGGAACTGCCGAAGACGAACGTCGGCAAGATCCTTCGCCGTAAACTCAGGACGGGGTCCTGA
- the tgt gene encoding tRNA guanosine(34) transglycosylase Tgt: MTRLNFRVEAKASGSRARACRFRTLHSEVETPIFMPVGTQATVKGVKPEELAATGANILLANTYHLMLRPGAAVFERMGGIHKFTSWEKSFLTDSGGFQIFSLPNSRTMGEDGARFRSYVDGTEHLLTPERSIGMQRSIGSDIMMVLDQCVPSTSDYSVAKAAMELTHRWARRSLIAREDSPQSLFGIVQGACYEDLRRQSAATLSEMPFDGFAIGGLAVGETKAEREDFCELTANLLPEHLPRYLMGVGTPIDLLEAVHRGVDMFDCIIPTAHAQQSVAYTTEGQLRLERGVYKFGEEKVDPNCSCYTCQRYSRAYIHHLCKASEGLGSQLLSIHNLHFYQDLMRRMREHIINDTFAAFYREQREVLVTRDRDFPAKPTKPKRKPREAARQRGDYQLIESTQGFFSIGQCSSGEVMHSFVHPDEEARLLYAEQSHLSHRLREGGDAPLVLWDVGLGAAHNAMAAIRVYEGLLADGHTGLKPLHIHSYENDLDSLRLAMDHLLKFKHLWHSGPTHILRKGEWSSADGRLVWKLWEGEALEQMPQAPAPHIVFYDPFSAKTNGPMWSLEAFQKLYGLCHEQAAEIFTYSASTPVRASLLAAGFTLAKGRPSAAKSDTTIALTPRMAQINSFQRELLDQNWFGRWERSDRPYPENLDAGLIPWFLGQVRQHPQWIRTPS, from the coding sequence ATGACTCGTTTGAATTTCCGCGTTGAAGCCAAAGCCTCTGGTTCACGGGCCCGCGCCTGTCGCTTCCGCACTTTGCATAGTGAAGTCGAAACGCCCATCTTTATGCCTGTCGGTACCCAAGCCACAGTCAAAGGCGTGAAGCCTGAAGAACTCGCAGCCACGGGTGCGAACATCCTGCTTGCGAATACCTATCACCTGATGCTGCGGCCAGGCGCGGCTGTGTTTGAACGCATGGGCGGCATTCATAAGTTCACGAGCTGGGAAAAATCCTTTCTCACTGACTCGGGTGGCTTTCAGATCTTCTCGCTGCCGAATTCCCGCACGATGGGTGAAGACGGGGCTCGCTTTCGCAGTTACGTCGATGGCACCGAACATCTTCTGACCCCGGAACGCAGCATTGGAATGCAGCGCTCGATCGGCAGCGATATCATGATGGTGCTCGATCAATGCGTACCCTCGACTTCGGATTATTCCGTTGCGAAAGCCGCCATGGAACTCACCCACCGCTGGGCCAGAAGGAGTCTGATCGCGCGCGAGGATTCCCCGCAGTCGCTCTTTGGGATTGTGCAGGGCGCGTGCTATGAGGACCTTCGTCGCCAGAGTGCGGCCACGCTCTCTGAAATGCCCTTCGATGGTTTTGCCATCGGCGGTCTCGCCGTCGGTGAAACCAAAGCCGAGCGCGAGGACTTCTGTGAACTCACCGCGAATCTTCTGCCCGAACACCTGCCGCGTTATCTGATGGGCGTCGGCACGCCGATCGACCTTTTGGAAGCTGTGCATCGTGGTGTGGATATGTTTGATTGCATCATTCCCACCGCCCATGCCCAGCAAAGCGTGGCCTATACCACAGAAGGCCAGCTGCGGCTTGAACGCGGCGTTTATAAATTCGGGGAAGAGAAAGTCGATCCGAACTGCAGCTGCTATACCTGTCAGCGCTATTCGCGGGCTTATATTCATCACCTCTGCAAAGCCAGCGAGGGGCTCGGCTCCCAGCTGCTTTCCATTCATAATCTTCATTTCTATCAGGACCTGATGCGCCGCATGCGCGAGCACATTATCAACGATACCTTCGCCGCGTTCTATCGCGAGCAAAGGGAAGTCCTCGTCACGCGCGATCGTGATTTCCCGGCCAAGCCGACCAAACCCAAGCGCAAACCTCGAGAAGCGGCGCGTCAGCGCGGGGATTATCAGCTGATCGAATCCACTCAGGGTTTCTTCAGCATCGGTCAGTGCTCCAGCGGCGAGGTCATGCATTCCTTCGTGCATCCTGATGAGGAAGCGCGTCTGCTCTATGCCGAGCAATCGCACCTGAGTCATCGCCTGCGGGAAGGCGGTGATGCGCCTCTCGTTCTTTGGGATGTGGGCCTGGGCGCCGCGCATAATGCAATGGCTGCGATTCGCGTCTATGAAGGTCTTCTGGCCGATGGTCACACCGGCTTAAAACCCCTGCATATTCACAGCTACGAAAATGATCTGGATTCCCTGCGTCTGGCGATGGATCATCTTTTGAAATTCAAACATCTCTGGCACAGCGGCCCCACTCATATCCTGCGCAAAGGCGAGTGGAGCAGCGCCGATGGCCGCCTTGTCTGGAAACTTTGGGAAGGTGAGGCCCTGGAGCAGATGCCCCAGGCCCCGGCACCGCACATCGTGTTCTACGATCCTTTTTCAGCCAAGACCAACGGCCCCATGTGGTCTTTGGAAGCCTTCCAGAAGCTTTATGGTCTTTGCCATGAGCAGGCGGCGGAGATCTTCACCTATTCCGCGTCGACTCCGGTCAGGGCTTCACTGCTGGCTGCAGGCTTCACGCTGGCCAAGGGTCGTCCCTCGGCCGCGAAATCCGATACCACCATCGCTCTGACACCACGCATGGCGCAGATCAATTCCTTTCAAAGGGAACTTTTGGATCAAAACTGGTTCGGCCGCTGGGAAAGAAGTGATCGACCGTATCCGGAGAATTTGGATGCCGGCCTGATCCCATGGTTTTTGGGTCAGGTCCGACAGCATCCACAGTGGATCAGGACCCCGTCCTGA